The following proteins are co-located in the Doryrhamphus excisus isolate RoL2022-K1 chromosome 3, RoL_Dexc_1.0, whole genome shotgun sequence genome:
- the LOC131126105 gene encoding leucine-rich repeat-containing protein 19-like, with translation MSSQAGEMFQRSCSFIVFLFLCQSSIRKAYCASAYDAEGLQRRLLIEEDHANINGTDARSLTNVDNTPPSMEWSYLAAGLGTALTISLVIVMAVKFRFFHRFLASYRHSLLQEADGVSQYGQDEVTFPSSVSGRMGVVRGPVGTLEEDDDGFIEDNYIQTSEKDRAEREAEEEEEYGIEDSDDDLQFTIG, from the exons aTGTCCTCGCAGGCTGGAGAAATGTTCCAGCGGAGCTGCAGCTTCATTGTGTTTCTCTTCCTTTGTCAATCATCTATCAGAAAAGCATATTGTGCATCAGCATATGACGCCGAAGGCCTGCAGAGACGCCTCCTTATCGAGGAAGATCATGCCAACATTAATGGCACGGACGCTCGAA GTCTTACCAATGTAGACAACACCCCTCCGTCGATGGAATGGTCCTATTTGGCCGCGGGACTTGGTACAGCTCTCACTATATCGCTAGTTATTGTGATGGCTGTCAAGTTCCGTTTCTTCCATCGCTTCCTGGCGAGCTACAGACACTCCTTGCTGCAGGAAGCTGACGGGGTCAGCCAGTATGGTCAAGATGAGGTGACCTTTCCAAGCAGCGTGTCAGGGAGAATGGGAGTGGTGCGAGGGCCCGTCGGCACACTAGAAGAGGATGATGACGGCTTCATTGAAGATAATTACATCCAGACCAGTGAGAAAGACCGTGCAGAGAGAGaagctgaggaggaggaggagtatgGGATAGAGGACAGTGATGATGATCTGCAGTTCACCATAGGGTGA